The following proteins are co-located in the Camelina sativa cultivar DH55 chromosome 12, Cs, whole genome shotgun sequence genome:
- the LOC104729759 gene encoding uncharacterized protein LOC104729759 — MDSVKFQHLKMEKSRGILNFQAIRSFTSLFRVIELLFLLILISKLSFPSVKLSGDIFKGAAVFLVSPRFVFFVGNAIVITLFAKSGRYSSSSHEPLKTTTEAATASNDLYQEFVHKSEKKRSEVYETKTEQLKKTSGVKRVTFERCQSQKAFEAVQPLESSNGGKVMKRYVSEKHLRICDSDKKVVVRVKKPEDGMSNEQFRTKIEAFIARQKRIQKDEEHLII, encoded by the coding sequence ATGGATTCAGTTAAGTTTCAACActtgaagatggagaaatcaagaGGAATCTTGAATTTTCAAGCAATAAGATCGTTCACGAGCTTGTTCAGAGTGATCGAGCTGCTTTTTCTTCTGATCTTGATCTCCAAACTCTCTTTCCCTTCTGTAAAACTCTCCGGTGACATTTTCAAGGGAGCAGCAGTGTTTCTCGTTAGCCCTAGATTCGTTTTCTTCGTCGGAAACGCAATTGTAATTACTCTTTTCGCGAAATCCGGACGATACAGCTCCTCTAGTCACGAGCCTTTAAAGACGACAACGGAAGCTGCAACTGCAAGCAACGATCTTTACCAAGAGTTTGTTCACaagagtgagaagaagagatCCGAAGTTTACGAGACGAAAACAGAACAGCTAAAGAAGACTAGTGGAGTGAAAAGGGTTACTTTCGAGAGATGCCAATCGCAGAAGGCGTTTGAGGCGGTTCAGCCGCTGGAGAGTAGCAATGGTGGGAAAGTCATGAAGAGGTATGTGTCGGAGAAGCATCTAAGGATTTGTGACTCCGACAAGAAAGTAGTAGTGAGGGTTAAGAAACCAGAAGATGGAATGAGCAACGAGCAGTTTAGGACAAAGATTGAAGCTTTCATCGCGAGACAAAAGAGGATTCAAAAGGATGAAGAACACTTGATAATCTAG
- the LOC104716681 gene encoding 40S ribosomal protein S25-3 has translation MAPKKDKVPPPSSKPAKSGGGKQKKKKWSKGKQKEKVNNMVLFDQATYDKLLSEAPKFKLITPSILSDRLRINGSLARRAIRDLMAKGTIRMVSAHSSQQIHTRATHG, from the exons ATG GCACCCAAGAAAGACAAAGTTCCTCCTCCTTCCTCTAAACCCGCCAAATCCGGTGGCggcaagcaaaagaagaag AAGTGGagcaaaggaaaacaaaaggagaAAGTGAACAACATGGTTCTGTTCGACCAAGCAACCTACGACAAGCTTCTCTCTGAAGCTCCCAAGTTCAAATTGATCACTCCTTCTATCCTCTCTGACCGTTTGAgg ATCAATGGATCGCTTGCTAGGAGGGCAATCAGAGACTTGATGGCTAAGGGAACCATCAGGATGGTCTCTGCTCACTCAAGCCAACAGATCCACACTAGGGCAACCCACGGCTAG
- the LOC104729760 gene encoding F-box protein At2g16365-like: MSEHVMGLSKINTQICVHGYQPAWLSRWTRRNRDGKCSKEINNLPEDGQLVKASTGSLKLKGKMLSGVLDLFPNPDSALPSVKLVPDMNNEPPIVADREDSIDGNEGQTSSAATQSMKVEHFQNNNTKLLSECKRIWSDSETNTRSQVKRLKTNTSYYSGNETDSMMAVEEGPSGKKVNYFFHRIIEINKPGSRRYQKPSASQIKNLNMGEDVNPWIQRWCKKKAGETHVPRGGKEVNPQSTALEKQFPSIAAMAMMKKALNGLNPTGCRKTNSLFVWNTEDLR, encoded by the coding sequence ATGTCTGAACACGTTATGGGCTTAAGCAAGATTAACACACAGATTTGTGTTCATGGTTATCAACCTGCCTGGTTAAGTCGTTGGACTCGTAGAAACAGAGATGGGAAGTGCTCCAAGGAGATTAATAACTTACCGGAAGATGGTCAACTGGTGAAAGCGTCAACAGGTTCCTTGAAactaaaaggaaaaatgttGAGTGGAGTTCTTGATCTGTTTCCTAATCCTGATTCAGCTCTTCCAAGTGTCAAACTAGTACCTGACATGAACAATGAACCGCCAATTGTTGCGGACAGAGAAGACTCGATAGATGGGAATGAAGGCCAAACAAGCAGTGCAGCTACTCAAAGTATGAAAGTGGAACACtttcaaaacaacaacaccaagctGCTCAGCGAGTGCAAGCGTATATGGTCTGACTCTGAAACCAACACTAGATCACAGGTCAAACGTCTGAAGACAAACACATCATATTATAGCGGAAATGAAACCGACAGCATGATGGCTGTCGAAGAGGGACCATCAGGGAAGAAGGTGAACTACTTCTTCCACAGAATAATCGAAATCAACAAACCCGGATCCAGAAGATATCAAAAACCCTCCGCATCACAAATCAAGAATCTTAATATGGGAGAAGACGTTAACCCATGGATTCAGAGATGGTGTAAGAAAAAAGCTGGAGAGACTCATGTACCAAGAGGAGGGAAAGAGGTCAACCCACAGAGCACTGCACTAGAGAAGCAGTTTCCAAGTATTGCAGCAATGGCAATGATGAAGAAGGCTCTCAACGGTTTAAACCCGACAGGCTGTAGAAAAACCAACTCCCTCTTCGTCTGGAATACTGAGGATTTAAGGTGA
- the LOC104729762 gene encoding probable pinoresinol-lariciresinol reductase 3: MEEEKKSRVLIIGATGRLGNYLTRFSIQSGHPTFALTRHSTLSDNLKSLSDAGVTLLKGSLEDERSLEEAVSKVDVVISAIPSKHVLDQKLLIKLIKQSGSIKRFIPAEYGANPDKTQVSDLDHGFYSKKSQIKRMIESEGIPYTYICCGLFMRILLPSLVQPGLHSPPIDNKVTVFGDGNVKAVFVNDVDVAAFTIKTIDDPRTLNKTLYLRPPENMCSMNDLVQLWEGKIEKKLEKTFVTENQLLKKIKETPYPDNMEMVFIYSVFVKGDHTYFDIESSGGVNGTELYPDVKYMTVSEFLDTLL; this comes from the exons atggaggaggagaagaagagcagAGTTTTGATCATCGGAGCAACAGGACGATTAGGGAACTATTTGACCCGTTTCAGTATCCAATCGGGTCACCCGACTTTCGCTCTCACCAGACACTCCACTCTCTCCGATAACCTGAAATCTCTCTCCGACGCCGGCGTTACTCTCCTCAAG GGTTCATTAGAGGATGAAAGAAGCTTAGAGGAAGCAGTGAGTAAAGTAGATGTGGTGATCTCTGCAATTCCATCAAAACATGTTCTTGATCAGAAACTCcttatcaaactcatcaaacaATCTGGTTCCATCAAG aggtTTATACCTGCTGAATATGGAGCAAATCCGGATAAAACACAAGTCTCAGATCTTGATCACGGTTTCTATTCTAAGAAATCTCAGATCAAGCGTATGATTGAATCAGAAGGTATTCCATATACATACATTTGCTGTGGATTGTTCATGAGAATTCTACTTCCTTCGCTTGTTCAACCGGGTCTTCATTCTCCTCCAATCGATAATAAAGTCACAGTTTTTGGAGATGGAAACGTTaaag CTGTATTCGTGAATGACGTTGATGTTGCGGCATTTACCATCAAAACGATAGATGATCCTCGAACACTGAATAAAACCTTGTACCTTAGACCACCCGAAAACATGTGTTCCATGAATGATCTTGTTCAGCTCTGGGAGGGCAAGATTGAGAAGAAGCTTGAGAAAACTTTTGTTACAGAGAATCAACTTCTCAAGAAGATCAAAG AGACTCCGTATCCGGATAACATGGAGATGGTCTTCATATACTCTGTATTTGTCAAAGGGGATCATACATACTTCGATATCGAGTCGTCAGGTGGAGTGAATGGTACTGAGCTTTACCCTGATGTCAAATACATGACCGTGAGCGAGTTTCTTGATACTCTTCTCTAG